The nucleotide sequence TTATTTAATATAAAAAATTAATTTTTATAAAAAATAGGAGATTTATTGAACAATATTTTTATTATAAGAGATTTAGGATTAACAACATATAAATTTATTTTAAAAAAAATGAATTCTTTTACTAAATATAGAAATAGTAAAACTTTAAATGAAATTTGGTTTACTGAGCATTATCCTGTTTATACTATAGGTCAATCTATAAAAAATCAAAAAATAATATTCAAAAAAAAATACAGCAATATACCTATTATTAATAGTAATAGAGGAGGTAATATAACTTATCATGGACCAGGACAACAATTAATATATTTTTTAATAAATATAAAAAAAAAAAATATGAACATATATCAACTTATAAAATGTATAGAATTATCTATAATACTTACTTTAAAAAAAATAGGCATTAAAACAAATAATAACAACATAATGCCAGGAATATATGTTAATAATAAAAAAGTTGGTTTTATAGGATTAAGAATAAGTAGAGGTTGTTCTTTGCATGGAGTATCATTAAATGTTAACATGAATTTAAATCCTTTTTTGAATATAGTACCATGTGGTGATTCTTCAATAAAAGTAGATCAAATTAGCAATTATTTTTTTTTTAAAAATGTATTTAATATAAAAAATATGTTATTAAAAAAAATTATTAATGTTTTTAAAATAAAAAAAACATTTATAAAAAATTATATTTAAATTTATTAAAATATTATTAAAGTTATATTTATTTGATACTTAATAATTTTTAATTATTAAAATAATTTTACTAATTTAATTTTTTATATAATTTATGTAAAAGAACAAAAAATATGATTAAAAAAAATACAAAAAGTAATTTAGATATAAAAAAAAAACCTGAGTGGATAA is from Buchnera aphidicola (Taiwanaphis decaspermi) and encodes:
- the lipB gene encoding lipoyl(octanoyl) transferase LipB, coding for MNNIFIIRDLGLTTYKFILKKMNSFTKYRNSKTLNEIWFTEHYPVYTIGQSIKNQKIIFKKKYSNIPIINSNRGGNITYHGPGQQLIYFLINIKKKNMNIYQLIKCIELSIILTLKKIGIKTNNNNIMPGIYVNNKKVGFIGLRISRGCSLHGVSLNVNMNLNPFLNIVPCGDSSIKVDQISNYFFFKNVFNIKNMLLKKIINVFKIKKTFIKNYI